The following proteins are co-located in the Chaetodon auriga isolate fChaAug3 chromosome 23, fChaAug3.hap1, whole genome shotgun sequence genome:
- the LOC143316198 gene encoding striated muscle-specific serine/threonine-protein kinase-like isoform X1, translated as MAEGSGSSPSINIRSKRPKVTKDQVVQGDGVAVQEPTPPVFIRKLRKAAVGTGCDIRLRVSVAGFPKPSLTWYHNDELLPPSEAQDSGGLWIRDCHTSDAGLYTCMATNELGDSSCSAVLAIMDLGEDSETTEDETTEPQMETKEGPGRHQDKTGRRGPSGEGGGMMDYNPDASDRRATLPGAYDPVVERELRALGSRPPGPHLDPTNPARQALGGAPAEGAPPVRHLGVEPLIRASHANLARPVQGSEESVSVGSDYYGSMFSLYRGRTFSMPL; from the exons ATGGCAGAAGGCTCTGGATCCAGTCCCAGTATCAACATCCGTTCCAAGAGGCCCAAAGTCACCAAGGACCAGGTTGTTCAAGGTGATGGGGTGGCGGTGCAAGAACCCACTCCGCCAGTTTTCATCCGTAAACTTCGTAAAGCAGCAGTAGGAACAGGTTGCGATATCCGACTGAGGGTTTCAGTGGCAGGATTTCCAAAACCTTCACTGACCTGGTATCACAATGACGAGCTCCTTCCTCCATCGGAAGCCCAAGACTCAGGGGGGCTCTGGATACGGGACTGCCACACGAGTGATGCTGGCTTATATACCTGCATGGCAACCAATGAGCTGGGAGACTCAAGCTGCAGTGCTGTCTTGGCCATTATGGACCTTGGTGAAG ACTCTGAGACCACAGAGGATGAGACCACAGAACCTCAGATGGAAACCAAAGAAGGGCCCGGGAGGCACCAAGACAAGACTGGACGGAGAGGACCTTCAG gtgagggaggagggatgatgGACTATAACCCAGATGCTTCAGATCGCAGGGCGACCCTCCCTGGCGCCTATGACCCTGTGGTGGAGCGAGAGCTCCGTGCTCTGGGCTCCCGCCCTCCGGGGCCCCACTTGGACCCCACGAACCCAGCCAGGCAAGCCCTCGGCGGGGCTCCCGCTGAGGGGGCCCCCCCTGTCCGTCACTTGGGTGTGGAACCACTGATCCGGGCTTCTCACGCTAACCTGGCTCGACCTGTTCAGGGGTCAGAGGAAAGTGTTTCTGTAGGCAGCGACTACTATGGGAGCATGTTCAGCCTCTACAGAGGGAGAACATTTTCTATGCCGTTATAG
- the LOC143316198 gene encoding uncharacterized protein LOC143316198 isoform X2 codes for MKKIWSKKRFQRTGHSTRTFGRFTHVFRSCRKQSYDSETTEDETTEPQMETKEGPGRHQDKTGRRGPSGEGGGMMDYNPDASDRRATLPGAYDPVVERELRALGSRPPGPHLDPTNPARQALGGAPAEGAPPVRHLGVEPLIRASHANLARPVQGSEESVSVGSDYYGSMFSLYRGRTFSMPL; via the exons atgaagaaaatctGGTCCAAGAAGAGATTTCAG AGGACTGGGCATTCCACACGGACATTTGGCAGATTTACCCATG TTTTCCGCTCCTGCCGAAAGCAAAGCTATG ACTCTGAGACCACAGAGGATGAGACCACAGAACCTCAGATGGAAACCAAAGAAGGGCCCGGGAGGCACCAAGACAAGACTGGACGGAGAGGACCTTCAG gtgagggaggagggatgatgGACTATAACCCAGATGCTTCAGATCGCAGGGCGACCCTCCCTGGCGCCTATGACCCTGTGGTGGAGCGAGAGCTCCGTGCTCTGGGCTCCCGCCCTCCGGGGCCCCACTTGGACCCCACGAACCCAGCCAGGCAAGCCCTCGGCGGGGCTCCCGCTGAGGGGGCCCCCCCTGTCCGTCACTTGGGTGTGGAACCACTGATCCGGGCTTCTCACGCTAACCTGGCTCGACCTGTTCAGGGGTCAGAGGAAAGTGTTTCTGTAGGCAGCGACTACTATGGGAGCATGTTCAGCCTCTACAGAGGGAGAACATTTTCTATGCCGTTATAG